The following nucleotide sequence is from Siphonobacter curvatus.
CAAGGCTTTTCAACACGAATACAAGCTCAGCTTACCGCATCGGCTTGATCCTAAGCATCAATTTGTACGTCGCTATAAAGTGACCACAACACCCGAAGTAGTACTTCTTTCGGCTACTGATCAGGTATTATATCAGGGAAGTATTGACGATCAATTCTACAAACTGGGTTCGTACCGAACCGCTCCGCAACGGCACTATTTAAAAGAAGCACTCGAGTACAGCCTGCAGGGCAAACCTGTACCACTTGCCTATACCAAAGCAGTAGGCTGTTTGATTAACGATTAGCTAGTTTTGAAAAAAGTACCAGGCCTTTCTAACGCCAAGGAGGGGCATAAAGCCCCTCCCCGAATCCTTCTTGCCTCTACTCGTTTATTTTCACTAGTTCTACGCGTCGATTCTTTGCTCTATTTTCTTCTGAATCATTCGGTACCAAAGGTTTTTGGGCTCCGTATCCGACGGCTTTCAATCGGGATTGGTCAGTACCGGCTGCGATTAATTCCTTAAGTACGGTTTTAACCCGATCTTCCGATAACTTTTTATTGTGATCGGCATTGCCGGTATCATCCGTGTGACCTTCAATGCTGATTTTGAGTCCTTTATCACTTTTCAGTACCTTTTCGATTTCCTGTACTGCTTCTTGGCCTTCGGGCTTCAACGTAGCTTTATCGACATCAAAGTTGATGTAGAGGACCGCTTTCCCTTTTTCAGCCAACTGGCTTTGGATTTGATCGGCTTTCAACAGAGTGATGGTTTGCTTAAAAGCTTCCTTTTGCAGGATATTGAGTTTACCGGAAGCACTGTTTCCGCTGAGCTGGATGTAGATGTCGCCACCATCTGCTCGGTGAATGACATATACTTTTATGTTTTCGCCATCATACCCAATCGAGCCATCCTCACCTAAGTAGGAAGCCTGATTATGGTAACGTTCGTACTCGGCCTTCGTAATTTCGCCATCGAAGATCTTGACGCCACCCACTTTGGTAATCGCATCGTCATAGCTTTTTTCAAAATAGGGCTGTGACCACTCTTCGGTACTACCCGGCTTTGTGACGATGTAGCTCTTCCATACTTTTCCTTCTAGCGGAGTCATAACGCCGTTGATAGCAAAAAATAGCTTATCATAACTTCGCTGTACAGGTTTATTTTGTTCGACTAAGCCCTTAGGAAGACTGAAAAAGGGAAAGGCTTCGAGCGGATGGGTAGATACCGGAATGGTATTAATATCAAAAGGTTGGGAAGCCTCTGCCTGGGGAATCTCCGTTTTTTGTTCCGCTTCAGTGGATTGTGCGGTATCCTTCGCTTTTTGATCTTCTTTGCTGGCATTTTGGCAAGAGGTGCTTGCCAGAACAAAACAAAAGCAAGCCAGTGTAAGCAGTGATTTGAAGGGTCTAATCATAGTCAATGGTACGTTTAACGTATGTTAGTGAATTTAAGAAAGGGTGAGAATGTCGGCAGCGTTGAATTAAATAGTCCGACAGCCGAATTTTTTTAATGGCTGTAAATTGGTCATTACTTAATTATGAACGCAAACGTAAGCTGATCTACGGCAAATAGGGAAGGTGTTCTGCCAATAATATGGACAGACGGTTCATGAGACAGGCATGCAGAGTCCATGTTTTGAAGGTTTAGGATAAGACCTGATGGATACAAATCGTTGCTTTTTCTGAATACTGATTCATTTTTACAGGAAATGTCAAACGGTTTTATAGGATTTTCTTTCTTTGAAACATAGCCGGACTCACGGCTCTCTATTTAATAAAATAAAGACAAACGGCTTCTCCCTAAGACGTAAGGTATCTGTACCCGCGTGACCCTAAGCCTATTTACTTAAAGAAAGTGGATAGTTACTTTTGATTCGGTAAGCTTGAACTAGGAAAATTTACTTAGTTAGCCATTTAAATCAAGGCATGAAAATTCCTGTATTCAATCAAAAGCATTTACCATCTTTGTCAAAGGTTGGCAACGTGTAGAAAGTTTATTTGGTAAACCATGCGACTGCTTTTTGTTTTGGGATTGATCTGTGGAGCTTGGCAATGGGCGAGTGGACAGGTGCAGATCAAGGGTCAAATTCAGGACTCTACCAGTCACGCGGTTTTATCGGATGCCAGTATCACTTTGTTTTCTTTTCCTGATTCGGTACTAATCAAAGGAACCCGTAGTAACGAGTCCGGTCAATTTCTTTTACCAGCCGTTGCTAAAGGCCGCTATTGGCTCATCGTTACGTACGTTGGTTATCAGATGCGTAGTATTTCGCTGCGGGTATCCAACTCAACCCATCAACTCGACCCCATCCGTTTACAAGCCAACGCCCGCGATTTGGCGGAGGTAGTCATTCGGCGGCAACTTCCACCCGTGACGGTCAAAAAAGATACGATCGAATACAACCCACAAGCCTTTCAGACGGAACCTAGTGCCGTCGTTGAAAAACTTCTTAGTAAACTGCCCGGCATCACGGTTGATAAAGAGGGTAATATCAAAGCACAAGGGCGGGAGGTCGCTCAAATTTTAGTGGATGGGAAACCTTTTTTTGACGGTGATCCTAAAATGGCTACGAAAAATCTTCCCGTTGATCTGGTGGAGAAAATTCAGCTGATTGATCAGAAATCGGACAAGACTCAACTTTCCGGAATGGATGATGGTACCCGGAATAAGACCATCAATATCGTTACTAAGAAAGACCGTAGAAAAGGACTTTTCGGCGATCAGGAACTAAGCGGTGGTCCGGATCAGAGCGGAGGTACCCCCCGTTATTCGGCCCGGCTGAATCTGAACCGTTTTCAGGAGGCCAAACAGATTTCCGTCATCGCTCAAATCAATAATACGAATAATGGTCCCGGCAGTAGTAGTTCCATCAACCGAACGCTACTCGGTGGTTTGAACTATCAAGATCGTTGGGGTAAACGTACGAATTTGGGCCTGAGCTATCGCGGTAATCGCGTTAAGTCCCGTAATGAGCAACAAAGCCTGCGAACCTACGCCTTACCCGATACGTCTTATCTTTTGCGTGAATCAAGTCGGTCTGACGCCGAAAACGGGAGCCATACGCTGAACATGCATTTTAATCAGGAAATAGACTCGTTGACGAGTTTGCGCGTGTATGCATCGTTTTTGCTCCAGCAATCCCGTAACCGTTCCGACCGCTATTCACAAACCTTTCCAAGGGGTACCGATTTCACAAATCCGATCAATGAGAGTCGCACAGAGAATACGAGCGACGGTACCGGAATCAGCGGTTCAACGAATGTCAGTTTGAACCGGAATTTTCTAAAAAAGGGAAGAAATTTGCTGGTAAACTATACTTTTTTTCTGAATCGGCAGCAGAATAGCGGGCTCACTCGATCGGTCAATGAATATTTTGGCAAACGACAGAATTTAGTAGTGAACCAGCAAAATGAACAGTTGACACGGTCGACTCGCCATCAGATCAATGCCGCATTCAGTGAGCCGCTTTCGCAAGCGAACCGGCTTGAATTTCATTATCAGTTTCAGAGTAACCCGGGAGTTTCCAATCGGGAAGTACGCGATTTTAACGAAACGAGTCAGCAGTACGATCGGCGGAACGACTCGCTTTCCAATCGCTTTCGGTCCAGTTACCCCAGCCACGCAGCGGGTTTGCTCTTTCAGCGAAATCAAGGGAAAAATTTGTTTAATCTTGGCTTAGACGTACAGCGAGCTCAGTTGAAGAGTATCTCCCTGAACCGGACCATTAGCAAGGAGTTCATTAGTCTGTTGCCCGTTGCGATGATGAGCATCAACCTGAAAAACGATCGT
It contains:
- a CDS encoding OmpA family protein, producing MIRPFKSLLTLACFCFVLASTSCQNASKEDQKAKDTAQSTEAEQKTEIPQAEASQPFDINTIPVSTHPLEAFPFFSLPKGLVEQNKPVQRSYDKLFFAINGVMTPLEGKVWKSYIVTKPGSTEEWSQPYFEKSYDDAITKVGGVKIFDGEITKAEYERYHNQASYLGEDGSIGYDGENIKVYVIHRADGGDIYIQLSGNSASGKLNILQKEAFKQTITLLKADQIQSQLAEKGKAVLYINFDVDKATLKPEGQEAVQEIEKVLKSDKGLKISIEGHTDDTGNADHNKKLSEDRVKTVLKELIAAGTDQSRLKAVGYGAQKPLVPNDSEENRAKNRRVELVKINE
- a CDS encoding outer membrane beta-barrel protein, translated to MRLLFVLGLICGAWQWASGQVQIKGQIQDSTSHAVLSDASITLFSFPDSVLIKGTRSNESGQFLLPAVAKGRYWLIVTYVGYQMRSISLRVSNSTHQLDPIRLQANARDLAEVVIRRQLPPVTVKKDTIEYNPQAFQTEPSAVVEKLLSKLPGITVDKEGNIKAQGREVAQILVDGKPFFDGDPKMATKNLPVDLVEKIQLIDQKSDKTQLSGMDDGTRNKTINIVTKKDRRKGLFGDQELSGGPDQSGGTPRYSARLNLNRFQEAKQISVIAQINNTNNGPGSSSSINRTLLGGLNYQDRWGKRTNLGLSYRGNRVKSRNEQQSLRTYALPDTSYLLRESSRSDAENGSHTLNMHFNQEIDSLTSLRVYASFLLQQSRNRSDRYSQTFPRGTDFTNPINESRTENTSDGTGISGSTNVSLNRNFLKKGRNLLVNYTFFLNRQQNSGLTRSVNEYFGKRQNLVVNQQNEQLTRSTRHQINAAFSEPLSQANRLEFHYQFQSNPGVSNREVRDFNETSQQYDRRNDSLSNRFRSSYPSHAAGLLFQRNQGKNLFNLGLDVQRAQLKSISLNRTISKEFISLLPVAMMSINLKNDRYFRVNYQGQTQAPSVDQLQPVANNTNPLLIQRGNPNLRQEFTHSLNFNYNAFNPTTFENFFLNVNANQVTNKIVESVHFDQQGVQTTLPINTNGHYLLSGNVNYGRQLQGLKLHLSTGSSLTYNRSLTFVNDQINQLNTVMISPELQLNSSFEQQLGYNLRSTLTYQAARYSLQSQRNTSFVNTSISGTFYYEWNFHLRFSTDATYQSYGGNTAGPAQRYTLWNVALSQKFLKKQQAEIQWSVFDLLKQNTNVSRNVTELYTEERQNRVLSRYFLVSCIYHFRDFGGGTH
- a CDS encoding thioredoxin-like domain-containing protein, whose protein sequence is MYVWVLHFFILWLGPSNAQPPAGKLRVLLFTDTECPICQKITPRVQKLADEYQGSVSFELIYPTAQLKESQVKAFQHEYKLSLPHRLDPKHQFVRRYKVTTTPEVVLLSATDQVLYQGSIDDQFYKLGSYRTAPQRHYLKEALEYSLQGKPVPLAYTKAVGCLIND